A genomic window from Gammaproteobacteria bacterium includes:
- a CDS encoding histidine phosphatase family protein produces the protein MKRLWLLRHAKAGPYSADDFGRTLAPRGRKNAPAMGEKLAAVGCAPGRILCSAGRRAVETMCGVLPNLPADLHIDVMRRLYTFSPGTVLQCLQALPEDAGDVMVVGHNPALQELALYLAGRGEEEAFDVLHGKFPTCAVAELEFPESPHATDWDEGSAFLRRVLTPRPPRHLRAPLVD, from the coding sequence ATGAAGCGCCTGTGGCTGCTGCGGCATGCCAAGGCCGGGCCGTATTCCGCCGACGATTTCGGTCGGACTCTGGCCCCCAGAGGCCGGAAAAACGCGCCCGCGATGGGCGAGAAACTGGCGGCCGTGGGATGCGCTCCGGGAAGGATTCTCTGTTCCGCCGGACGCCGGGCGGTGGAGACGATGTGCGGTGTCCTGCCCAATCTTCCCGCCGATCTCCACATCGACGTGATGCGGAGGCTCTACACATTCAGTCCGGGGACCGTGCTGCAGTGCCTGCAAGCGCTGCCGGAGGACGCCGGCGACGTCATGGTGGTCGGACATAATCCTGCCTTGCAGGAACTGGCGCTGTATCTGGCCGGCCGGGGCGAAGAGGAGGCTTTCGACGTGCTCCACGGAAAGTTTCCCACCTGCGCGGTGGCCGAGCTGGAATTTCCGGAGTCGCCGCACGCGACGGACTGGGACGAGGGCAGCGCGTTTCTCCGGCGTGTCCTGACGCCCCGCCCCCCGCGACACTTGCGGGCTCCCCTGGTCGACTAG
- a CDS encoding MotA/TolQ/ExbB proton channel family protein, producing MRRQLPVEFVFQLFSLFLSVILVHAMYVAWIRPQANAVMEEQRIMLEQDADYVPERSLYVIVRDFEQEACLILALWALAIMGYKARGALRERSLLQRDLLPLAEGVRILPEDTREHARQLRALPESQQRLLLPRVLLSALQRFGATGNVQDVSSATQTLVNAEAERLESELSMIRYIAWAIPSIGFIGTVRGIGQALTLAYRAVEGDISGVTESLGVAFNSTFFALLVSIFIMFLVHQLQLLQERLVFETSDYCDERLIRRLQGD from the coding sequence ATGAGAAGACAATTACCGGTCGAATTCGTTTTTCAGCTTTTCTCGCTGTTCCTGTCGGTCATCCTGGTGCATGCCATGTACGTGGCCTGGATCCGCCCGCAGGCGAACGCGGTCATGGAAGAGCAACGGATAATGCTGGAGCAGGACGCCGACTACGTGCCCGAACGCTCGCTGTACGTGATCGTGCGCGATTTCGAGCAGGAGGCCTGCCTGATCCTGGCGCTATGGGCGCTTGCGATCATGGGCTACAAGGCCCGGGGGGCGCTGCGCGAGCGCTCGCTGCTGCAGCGCGACCTGCTGCCGCTGGCGGAAGGAGTGCGCATCCTGCCCGAGGACACGCGCGAACACGCGCGCCAATTGCGTGCGCTGCCCGAATCGCAACAGCGCCTGCTGCTGCCGCGGGTATTGCTCAGCGCACTGCAGCGGTTCGGCGCAACGGGCAATGTTCAGGACGTCTCTTCGGCCACCCAGACGCTGGTCAACGCCGAGGCCGAGCGGCTGGAATCGGAACTGTCCATGATCCGGTATATCGCCTGGGCGATTCCCTCGATCGGTTTCATCGGAACCGTGCGCGGGATCGGCCAGGCCCTGACGCTGGCCTACCGCGCGGTGGAAGGCGACATCAGCGGCGTGACCGAGAGCCTTGGCGTGGCCTTCAATTCCACCTTCTTTGCACTGCTGGTCAGCATTTTCATCATGTTCCTGGTCCACCAGCTTCAATTGTTGCAGGAGCGGCTGGTTTTCGAGACCTCGGATTACTGCGACGAACGGCTGATCCGCCGCCTGCAGGGCGACTGA
- a CDS encoding FHA domain-containing protein, whose translation MALVALEVNGAALAGATAAGVLFNEPGVALVQGRRVAFGREAAEEARRDPASSYRNYWELLSDEPLPRPARGFRSYADLAHGQMQGLWKRFRDSVGDISGVVLVIPAGVAEDRLALLLGIAEEAGLPVAGLVESGVAAVRSVPEGRACLHIEATAERLAVSRLIAGDGRVRREEILFDGRPGLRHLRAAMTGYVAGRFVAGSRFDPLDLPATEHELSGQLDTWLQAVLSGGDLRIELEAAPVTATAVLGRDEFLASIERLLGAAGNRLRSWCTGPGAADIYLSGALADVPGCAEAFARLLATGVQVLPAGAAALGALERFSPVAGARDRYVLLKSLPAVDTAGGPDTASTAGPDAGAPSTIGGGERGERTPTHVVFGGRAWRIGAEGLHLGSAPQAGGLSIVLSPEGGVSRNHCTVVLENGQVVLHDHSRYGTSLNGAPVADSAPLRGGDVVGVGPLEFLIAREVGDDGS comes from the coding sequence ATGGCGCTGGTCGCCCTGGAAGTCAATGGAGCGGCGCTGGCAGGCGCTACCGCCGCCGGAGTGCTGTTCAACGAGCCCGGTGTGGCGCTGGTGCAAGGGCGCCGGGTGGCGTTTGGACGCGAAGCGGCCGAAGAGGCGCGACGTGACCCCGCAAGCAGTTACCGGAATTACTGGGAATTGCTGTCGGACGAGCCCCTGCCGAGGCCGGCGCGGGGATTTCGCAGCTATGCCGACCTTGCTCATGGACAAATGCAGGGGTTGTGGAAGCGCTTCCGGGATTCGGTGGGAGACATAAGCGGTGTGGTTTTGGTCATTCCTGCCGGCGTTGCGGAAGACCGCCTTGCGCTGCTGCTGGGGATCGCCGAGGAAGCCGGGCTGCCCGTGGCCGGGTTGGTGGAAAGCGGAGTGGCAGCGGTGCGGAGCGTTCCGGAAGGCCGCGCCTGCCTGCACATTGAAGCAACCGCCGAACGTTTGGCGGTTTCCCGGCTCATCGCGGGCGACGGGCGAGTCCGGCGCGAGGAAATTCTGTTCGACGGCCGTCCGGGCTTGCGCCACCTGCGGGCCGCCATGACCGGCTACGTTGCCGGTCGGTTCGTGGCGGGTTCCCGCTTTGATCCGCTGGATCTGCCCGCAACCGAACATGAGCTGTCCGGGCAACTGGATACGTGGCTGCAGGCGGTCCTGTCCGGCGGTGACCTCAGGATCGAACTTGAGGCGGCGCCTGTGACCGCTACCGCGGTCCTGGGCCGCGATGAATTCCTTGCTTCGATCGAGCGGTTGCTGGGGGCCGCGGGGAATCGTTTGCGATCCTGGTGCACGGGCCCCGGGGCCGCGGACATATACCTGTCAGGCGCCCTTGCGGATGTCCCCGGCTGCGCCGAGGCGTTTGCCCGCCTGCTCGCCACCGGGGTCCAGGTGCTGCCGGCGGGCGCCGCGGCGCTGGGCGCGCTGGAGCGTTTCAGTCCGGTGGCGGGCGCGAGGGACCGATACGTGCTGCTCAAGTCCCTGCCGGCCGTGGACACGGCGGGCGGGCCGGATACGGCGAGCACTGCCGGGCCCGATGCCGGCGCTCCGTCGACCATCGGAGGCGGGGAAAGGGGCGAACGGACACCGACGCATGTCGTGTTCGGTGGCCGGGCCTGGCGCATCGGCGCCGAAGGCCTGCATCTCGGCTCGGCGCCGCAAGCCGGGGGCCTGTCGATCGTGCTGTCGCCGGAAGGCGGGGTTTCGCGAAACCACTGCACCGTGGTGCTGGAGAATGGACAGGTGGTGTTGCATGACCACAGCCGTTACGGAACCAGCCTGAACGGCGCGCCGGTGGCCGATTCGGCGCCGTTGCGCGGGGGCGACGTGGTGGGCGTGGGACCGCTGGAGTTCCTGATCGCGCGCGAGGTGGGGGACGATGGCTCGTAG
- a CDS encoding VWA domain-containing protein, with protein sequence MARRRFHVFSMSFLDIISCGFGAVVLFFVIINAQVRLRADAERIDLLSESTRLEEEVLEGRKDLLQLRGERETLDERRATAIEELRKLRERLAALLAELAEYERLGTQSQESVERLRADVDRLREMQSELEARVAEAEEGTGQRVRGFEGEGARQYLTGMQMGGDRVMILVDASASMLGRTYIDVLRFRLMDEELKPRAPKWVQVVNSVDWITTRLEPQQRFQVYVFGVEHRSILEGTDGEWLSVADGARVSEAIEALRKFAPKGGTSLHAAMRAIRAMQPLPDNVYLLTDGLPTQGASPPSRVGWVDTRARERFFTRAVRDLPSGIPVNVLFYPMDGDPAATGYYWLMASQSRGSFVSVSRDWP encoded by the coding sequence ATGGCTCGTAGGCGTTTCCACGTATTCAGCATGTCGTTTCTGGACATCATTTCCTGCGGTTTCGGCGCGGTCGTGCTGTTCTTCGTGATCATCAATGCCCAGGTGCGCCTGCGGGCCGACGCCGAGCGGATCGATCTGCTCAGCGAATCCACACGGCTGGAAGAGGAGGTCCTGGAAGGCCGAAAGGACCTGCTGCAGTTGCGCGGAGAGCGCGAAACGCTCGACGAGCGCCGCGCAACGGCAATAGAGGAGCTGAGAAAGCTGCGCGAACGGCTGGCCGCGCTGCTGGCGGAGCTGGCCGAATACGAACGCCTGGGGACGCAGAGCCAGGAGTCGGTCGAGAGGCTGCGGGCCGATGTGGACCGGCTCAGGGAAATGCAGTCGGAACTGGAGGCGCGGGTCGCCGAGGCGGAGGAAGGAACGGGGCAGCGAGTGCGTGGCTTTGAAGGCGAGGGCGCGCGGCAATACCTAACGGGCATGCAGATGGGCGGCGACCGCGTAATGATCCTGGTGGACGCGTCCGCCAGCATGCTGGGGCGCACCTATATCGACGTCTTGCGTTTTCGCCTGATGGACGAGGAACTCAAACCCCGCGCGCCCAAGTGGGTCCAGGTCGTGAATTCGGTCGACTGGATCACCACGCGGCTGGAGCCGCAGCAGAGATTTCAGGTCTACGTCTTCGGGGTGGAACACAGGAGCATCCTCGAAGGCACGGACGGAGAGTGGCTGAGCGTGGCCGACGGGGCGCGGGTCAGCGAAGCGATCGAGGCCCTGCGCAAGTTTGCGCCCAAGGGCGGGACCAGCCTGCATGCCGCGATGCGCGCGATACGCGCCATGCAGCCGTTACCGGACAACGTCTACCTGCTGACCGACGGGCTGCCGACGCAGGGCGCGAGTCCTCCGTCGCGCGTCGGATGGGTGGATACGCGGGCGCGGGAACGGTTCTTTACCCGCGCGGTGCGCGACCTTCCCTCGGGGATTCCGGTCAATGTGCTGTTTTACCCGATGGACGGGGACCCGGCCGCGACCGGCTACTACTGGCTGATGGCTTCGCAGTCCCGTGGATCGTTCGTCAGTGTTTCCCGCGACTGGCCCTGA
- a CDS encoding SDR family NAD(P)-dependent oxidoreductase → MGGYAGAGTVLYPRGARPSLGDSGQCAVLPDGRGPGRDRLLLADGFAVPWIVRQCFPRLALNPNWRAGAAVRPFRETHESIHGAWFRHPWLTHSQKGRTAAPANIACCSMPDRRSENCGIMRAGMDLQLNGKVALITGATGGLGAACAHELAREGATLFLCARTESDLAELAAELVKSDCENVRCQAVDLTSPEAAIHVAASAEKAFGRVDVLVNCAGASAGGLFWEIPDSVWEDSLGLKFMATIRMIRAVLPGMIERRYGRIVTLVGNSGREPDSRMLPGAAANAGLLAVTAGLAREVAEHGVVINAVNPGPTRTGRWEGMMESFAARSGKTPEQEEQGFLDAIPQKRLGTTGEIARLVAFLASDAAPHVTGRSITADGGASRAIL, encoded by the coding sequence ATGGGTGGATACGCGGGCGCGGGAACGGTTCTTTACCCGCGCGGTGCGCGACCTTCCCTCGGGGATTCCGGTCAATGTGCTGTTTTACCCGATGGACGGGGACCCGGCCGCGACCGGCTACTACTGGCTGATGGCTTCGCAGTCCCGTGGATCGTTCGTCAGTGTTTCCCGCGACTGGCCCTGAATCCCAACTGGCGCGCTGGCGCTGCTGTACGGCCCTTCCGGGAGACGCATGAATCCATCCATGGAGCTTGGTTCCGCCATCCCTGGCTCACACACTCCCAGAAGGGCCGTACAGCAGCGCCAGCGAACATTGCATGTTGTTCCATGCCGGACCGGCGTAGCGAAAACTGCGGGATAATGCGGGCCGGTATGGACTTGCAGTTGAACGGTAAGGTTGCGCTGATTACCGGGGCCACCGGCGGCCTGGGCGCGGCCTGCGCGCATGAACTGGCTCGCGAGGGCGCCACATTGTTTCTCTGCGCCCGCACGGAGAGCGATCTTGCGGAACTGGCGGCGGAGCTGGTCAAGTCCGATTGCGAAAACGTGCGCTGCCAGGCAGTGGACCTGACGTCCCCCGAGGCGGCAATCCACGTTGCGGCTTCTGCGGAAAAGGCCTTCGGCAGGGTGGATGTGCTGGTGAACTGCGCCGGAGCGTCGGCCGGCGGTCTTTTCTGGGAAATACCGGATTCGGTCTGGGAAGACAGCCTGGGGCTCAAGTTCATGGCCACCATCCGGATGATCCGCGCGGTCCTGCCCGGCATGATCGAGCGGCGCTACGGACGGATCGTGACCCTGGTGGGCAATTCGGGCCGCGAACCGGACTCGCGGATGCTGCCCGGCGCCGCGGCCAATGCGGGTTTGCTCGCGGTCACCGCCGGACTGGCGCGCGAAGTGGCCGAACACGGCGTGGTCATCAATGCCGTCAATCCCGGCCCCACGCGGACGGGCCGCTGGGAAGGCATGATGGAATCCTTCGCCGCCCGCAGCGGGAAAACGCCCGAACAGGAGGAACAGGGTTTTCTGGACGCAATCCCACAGAAGAGGTTGGGAACGACCGGCGAAATCGCCCGGCTGGTTGCATTTCTGGCGAGCGATGCCGCCCCGCACGTTACCGGCCGATCGATTACGGCCGACGGCGGCGCATCCCGCGCAATTCTTTGA
- a CDS encoding acyl-CoA dehydrogenase, protein MDKEQLNDIREAVQAVCADFPGEYWRELDRERAYPTEFTKAMTESGFLGALIPEEYGGSGLGLVAATAILEEIHRSGCNAGACHAQMYTMGTVLRYGSREQKQRWLPGIASGDLRLQAFGVTEPGSGTDTLALRTSARLENGEYVVNGQKIWTSRAEHSDLMILLARTTPREEVKRRTEGLSVLMVDMREAPGLSITPIRTMMNHATTQVFMDDVRVSAENLIGEEGKGFRYILDGMNAERTLIAAECIGDGRWFIDRAAAYAGEREVFGRPIGRNQGVQFPIARAYASVEAAALMVTDAAEKFDQGLSAGKEANMAKLLASEAAWEAAEACVQTFGGFGFAEEYDVERKFRETRLYQVAPVSTNMILSYIGQHVLGMPRSY, encoded by the coding sequence GTGGACAAGGAACAGCTGAACGACATCCGGGAGGCGGTGCAAGCGGTGTGCGCCGACTTTCCGGGGGAGTACTGGCGCGAGCTGGACCGGGAGCGGGCCTATCCCACGGAGTTCACGAAGGCCATGACGGAGAGCGGCTTTCTGGGCGCGCTGATCCCCGAGGAGTATGGCGGCAGCGGCCTGGGCCTGGTGGCGGCCACGGCGATTCTGGAGGAAATTCACCGTTCCGGCTGCAACGCCGGCGCCTGCCACGCGCAGATGTACACGATGGGCACGGTGCTTCGTTACGGCAGCAGGGAACAGAAGCAGCGCTGGCTTCCGGGCATAGCCTCGGGCGACCTGCGCCTGCAGGCCTTCGGCGTCACGGAACCGGGCAGCGGCACCGACACGCTGGCATTGCGCACAAGCGCCCGTCTGGAGAACGGCGAGTATGTCGTGAACGGCCAGAAGATCTGGACGTCGCGGGCGGAACACTCCGACCTGATGATCCTGCTCGCCAGGACCACCCCGCGTGAAGAGGTAAAGCGCCGAACGGAGGGCCTTTCCGTTCTGATGGTGGACATGCGCGAGGCGCCGGGCCTGAGCATCACCCCGATCCGCACGATGATGAATCACGCCACCACGCAGGTTTTCATGGATGACGTGCGCGTGTCGGCGGAGAACCTGATCGGCGAGGAGGGGAAGGGCTTTCGCTACATCCTGGACGGAATGAATGCCGAACGCACGCTGATCGCGGCGGAATGCATCGGCGACGGACGCTGGTTCATCGACAGGGCCGCCGCGTACGCCGGCGAGCGGGAAGTGTTCGGCCGGCCGATCGGCCGCAATCAGGGGGTGCAGTTTCCGATCGCCCGGGCCTACGCCTCGGTTGAAGCGGCGGCGCTGATGGTCACTGACGCGGCGGAGAAATTCGACCAGGGACTGTCCGCCGGCAAGGAAGCCAACATGGCCAAGCTTCTGGCTTCCGAAGCCGCCTGGGAAGCGGCGGAGGCCTGCGTTCAGACCTTCGGCGGATTCGGATTCGCGGAGGAATACGACGTGGAACGCAAGTTCCGCGAGACGCGCCTCTACCAGGTCGCGCCGGTGTCCACCAACATGATCCTGAGCTACATCGGCCAGCACGTCCTCGGCATGCCGCGCTCCTATTAG
- the gyrA gene encoding DNA gyrase subunit A, which yields MAGPAPEIVPVKLEEEMRRSYLDYAMSVIVGRALPDVRDGLKPVHRRILHAMRELGNLHDRPYKKSARIVGDVIGRYHPHGDTAVYDAIVRMAQDFSLRYPLVDGQGNFGSMDGDAPAAMRYTEIRMAPIAALMLTDIDRETVDFADNYDGAEQEPTVLPARLPNLLVNGASGIAVGMATNIPPHNLREVIDAALALSREPDIGIAELMEHVPGPDFPTAAQIVGETGMAMAYRTGRGTIQLRARAEIEEGKTRDSIVITELPYRVNKARCVEKIALLARKKEIAGIQEVRDESDKDGTRVVVELRRDVSAEIVLNNLYRRTPLESSFGINMVALCGGRPQLLNLKQMLEHFLDHRRDVVTRRSVHDLRRAKARAHVLEGLTVALANIDEVVALIRASSNAQEAREALTARIWAPGAVRGLLERAQAALTELPNLSDRGYRLSNRQARAILELRLQRLTGLEQEAILDEYAELLRKMEKLTDILRDPDRLLEVVRNELIELRGEYGDERRTEIIADYTRTADEDLIPRREVLVTLSWRGYVKTQELETFRTQGRGGRGKRGASVGQEDFIDQLFVTNSHSTLLCFTDRARVFQLRPFQIPTQSRATRGLPIANLLPGLEEGEQVNSVLPVDSFDPGRFVFMATRKGRVKKTRLDAFAKIRRTGIYGLSLKKKDRLVEAAITDGDSDVILLASNGRAARFSESTVRPMGRTAAGVIGQRLKKKQRVVAALIVNGEADDAWVLQATTKGFGKRTAVSEFPRKGRAAQGVISIRTEGRNGKLIGAALVREGDEAMLMTAGGTLLRTAVGDVSVQGRYSHGVRLMRPDKDDRVAGFCTLTGDQEEPVSTQ from the coding sequence ATGGCCGGGCCAGCCCCTGAAATCGTACCGGTAAAGCTCGAAGAGGAGATGCGCCGGTCCTATCTGGACTATGCGATGTCCGTCATCGTGGGCCGGGCCCTCCCCGACGTTCGCGACGGCCTCAAGCCCGTTCATCGGCGCATCCTGCACGCCATGCGCGAGCTGGGGAACCTGCATGACCGGCCGTACAAGAAGTCGGCCAGGATCGTCGGCGACGTCATAGGCCGCTACCATCCGCACGGAGACACCGCCGTGTACGACGCGATCGTTCGCATGGCGCAGGATTTCTCGCTGCGCTACCCGCTGGTGGACGGCCAGGGCAACTTCGGTTCCATGGACGGCGACGCGCCTGCGGCGATGCGCTACACCGAGATCCGGATGGCGCCGATCGCCGCGCTGATGCTCACCGACATCGACCGCGAGACGGTGGACTTCGCCGACAACTACGACGGGGCGGAACAGGAGCCCACGGTGCTGCCGGCACGGCTTCCCAACCTGCTGGTCAACGGCGCGTCGGGGATTGCCGTGGGCATGGCCACCAATATCCCACCCCACAACCTGCGGGAAGTAATCGACGCCGCTTTGGCCTTGAGCCGCGAACCCGATATCGGCATTGCCGAATTGATGGAACACGTGCCGGGACCGGATTTTCCGACCGCGGCCCAGATCGTGGGAGAAACCGGCATGGCCATGGCCTACCGGACCGGCCGCGGGACGATTCAGCTCCGGGCCCGGGCGGAGATCGAGGAGGGGAAGACGCGCGATTCGATCGTGATCACGGAGCTTCCGTATCGCGTGAACAAGGCCCGCTGTGTGGAGAAAATCGCGCTGCTGGCCCGCAAGAAGGAGATCGCCGGTATCCAGGAAGTCCGGGACGAGTCCGACAAGGACGGAACCCGGGTGGTTGTGGAGTTGCGCCGCGACGTCAGCGCCGAGATCGTCCTCAACAACCTGTATCGCCGCACGCCGCTGGAGTCAAGCTTTGGCATCAACATGGTGGCGCTGTGCGGAGGACGCCCGCAGCTGCTGAACCTCAAGCAGATGCTCGAGCATTTTCTCGACCATCGCCGCGATGTGGTCACGCGGCGCAGCGTCCACGATCTGCGCCGGGCCAAGGCGCGCGCGCATGTCCTGGAAGGCCTGACGGTGGCGCTGGCCAACATCGACGAGGTCGTCGCGCTGATCAGGGCTTCGAGCAACGCGCAGGAGGCGCGCGAAGCGCTCACCGCGAGAATCTGGGCGCCTGGGGCGGTGCGGGGACTGCTGGAGAGGGCGCAGGCTGCGCTGACGGAACTTCCCAATCTCAGCGACCGGGGTTACCGCCTCAGCAACCGCCAGGCGCGCGCGATACTGGAACTTCGCCTGCAGCGTCTGACCGGACTTGAGCAGGAAGCGATCCTCGACGAATACGCCGAACTGTTGCGGAAGATGGAGAAGCTGACGGATATCCTGCGCGATCCGGATCGGCTGCTCGAAGTGGTGCGCAACGAACTCATCGAATTGCGCGGCGAGTACGGTGACGAACGCCGCACCGAAATCATCGCCGACTACACGCGCACGGCGGATGAAGACCTGATTCCACGGCGCGAGGTGCTCGTCACCCTGTCCTGGCGCGGCTATGTGAAGACGCAGGAACTGGAGACTTTCCGTACCCAGGGACGGGGCGGACGAGGCAAGCGCGGCGCCTCGGTCGGTCAGGAGGACTTCATCGACCAGTTGTTCGTGACCAATTCGCACTCGACGCTGCTTTGCTTTACCGACCGCGCGCGGGTGTTTCAGCTTCGGCCCTTCCAGATACCCACGCAAAGCCGCGCAACGCGGGGGCTGCCGATCGCCAACCTGCTGCCGGGGCTCGAGGAAGGCGAGCAGGTAAATTCGGTCCTGCCCGTCGATTCCTTCGATCCCGGTCGCTTCGTGTTCATGGCTACCCGCAAGGGTCGGGTGAAAAAGACCCGGCTGGACGCGTTTGCGAAGATCCGCCGCACCGGTATCTATGGGTTGAGCCTGAAGAAGAAGGACCGCCTGGTGGAGGCGGCGATCACCGATGGCGACAGTGATGTCATCCTGCTGGCCAGCAACGGGCGCGCCGCGCGCTTCTCCGAGTCCACGGTGCGGCCGATGGGGCGTACCGCAGCGGGCGTGATCGGCCAGCGGCTCAAGAAGAAGCAGCGGGTCGTGGCGGCCCTTATCGTGAACGGCGAGGCCGACGATGCCTGGGTACTGCAGGCCACGACCAAGGGTTTCGGCAAGCGAACGGCCGTGAGCGAGTTCCCGCGCAAGGGCAGGGCGGCGCAGGGCGTGATTTCGATCCGCACCGAAGGGCGCAACGGCAAGCTGATCGGCGCCGCCCTGGTTCGCGAGGGCGACGAGGCCATGCTGATGACCGCCGGAGGCACCCTGCTGCGCACGGCGGTCGGCGACGTTTCCGTACAGGGGCGCTATTCGCACGGCGTGCGGCTGATGCGGCCCGACAAGGACGACCGCGTCGCCGGGTTCTGCACCCTGACGGGGGATCAGGAAGAACCTGTCTCAACGCAATAG
- the serC gene encoding 3-phosphoserine/phosphohydroxythreonine transaminase gives MDRIFNFSAGPANLPLAVLEQAREELLSWQGRGLSVMEDSHRGRQFIELAEQSERDLRELLGIPDEYAVLFMQGGATLQFATVPMTLAGEGQGVDYLITGHWGRKASSEAAKLRPLRVVADGEALQYRSVPARDDWATGGDAAYFHYTANETLHGLEIDPPPDVDHAPLVCDMSSTLLSRPIPVERFGLIYACAQKNLGPAGVTVVIVRRDLLERVPENTPLAFNYRKIAAAGSMLNTPATFSWYVASLVFRWVAGQGGVAGMAQRNRRKAMRLYDYIDGSDFYANHVARDWRSWMNVPFTLAEPELNGSFLKDSEAEGLYGLKGHRAVGGMRASIYNAMPEEGVEALVGFMEEFERRA, from the coding sequence ATGGACCGGATCTTCAACTTCAGCGCCGGGCCGGCGAATCTTCCGCTTGCCGTGCTGGAGCAGGCCCGCGAGGAGTTGCTGAGCTGGCAGGGCCGCGGACTGTCGGTGATGGAGGACAGCCACCGGGGGCGTCAGTTCATCGAACTCGCCGAGCAGTCCGAACGGGACCTGCGCGAACTGCTGGGGATTCCGGATGAATATGCCGTGCTGTTCATGCAGGGCGGCGCCACGCTTCAGTTCGCAACGGTCCCGATGACACTGGCCGGTGAAGGGCAGGGCGTCGACTACCTGATAACCGGGCACTGGGGCCGCAAGGCCTCGTCCGAGGCGGCCAAACTCCGGCCGCTTCGCGTCGTTGCCGATGGGGAAGCGCTGCAGTATCGCTCGGTCCCGGCGCGCGACGATTGGGCGACGGGGGGAGACGCAGCCTATTTCCATTACACCGCGAACGAAACGCTGCATGGACTGGAAATCGACCCGCCGCCGGACGTGGACCATGCCCCGCTGGTTTGCGACATGTCCTCCACCCTGCTATCGCGGCCAATACCGGTGGAGCGCTTCGGACTGATCTATGCCTGTGCGCAGAAGAACCTCGGTCCGGCCGGCGTGACCGTGGTCATCGTTCGCCGCGACCTGCTGGAGCGCGTGCCCGAGAACACGCCGCTGGCCTTCAATTACCGGAAAATCGCCGCCGCCGGGTCCATGCTGAACACGCCGGCGACGTTTTCCTGGTACGTGGCCTCGCTGGTGTTTCGCTGGGTTGCCGGACAGGGCGGAGTGGCCGGGATGGCGCAGCGCAACCGGCGCAAGGCAATGCGCTTGTACGACTATATCGACGGCTCCGATTTCTACGCCAATCACGTCGCTCGGGACTGGCGCTCGTGGATGAACGTGCCGTTTACGCTCGCCGAACCGGAGTTGAACGGATCCTTCCTGAAAGACTCGGAGGCCGAGGGCCTGTATGGACTGAAGGGCCACCGCGCGGTGGGAGGCATGCGCGCCTCGATCTACAACGCCATGCCGGAAGAAGGCGTCGAGGCGCTGGTCGGCTTCATGGAGGAGTTCGAACGCAGGGCCTGA